The Rufibacter sp. DG15C region AATGGAGCTAGTGGAGGGCAGGTAGAAGTTGTCTACTTTGGTATAGCGCGCCAGGCCTTTCTGGAAGTCGGTTTCCTGGGTGGTGCCCACGGCCAGCGTGGCAATCTTCAAGGTGTCCAAGCCCTGCAAAGGCAAGATTTTGTTCTTGTTTCTGAGCAGGGTCAGCGAGGCCTCGGTCAGCTGGTTGTTGAGGTAGTTGGCGTACGGGTTGTTCAGGTCCGCAATGAGGTTCTTGGTCTCAATGGGTTTGATGTTGTCTAAGCCCAACCACTGTTTGGCAGCCAGCACTTTCTTGCAACGCAGGTCAATCTCAGCCTGCGTGATTTCTTTGTTGACGATGGCTTTCTTCACCTCTTCAATGGTGTTTTTTACATCCATGGTATTGAGGAGCATGTCATTGCCGGCCAACAGGGCTTTCACGTCTACCACGCCCGGCGCGTAATACTTGGCAACAGCCTGCATGTTCATGGCATCTGTGAAGACCAGTCCTTTGTAACCCATCTCTTGCTTGAGCAATCCCCACACAATGGGCTTAGAAAGGGTAGAGGCTAGGTCTTTGGTGTTGTCCAGCACGGGGATGTTCATGTGCGCGACCATCAAGCTGCCCAAGCCGTTTTTCATCAGTTCTCTGAACGGGTACAACTCCACTGAATCTAAGCGTTGCTTGGAGAAATGAAGCACCGGCAGGCCATAATGCGAGTCCACGTTGGTGTCGCCGTGGCCGGGGAAGTGCTTGGCGTTGGCCAGCACCTGGTTGTCTTGCATGCCCTTCACGTAGGCCAATGCCTTGCGGGTCACGTTGTGTTTATCCTCGCCAAACGACCGGAAGCCAATCACTGGGTTGTTAGCGTTGTTATTCACGTCAATCACCGGCGCAAAGTTCACGTGAATGCCCAGCCTACGGCACTGACGCGCAATTTCGGCGCCCATGTCATAAATAAGTTTCTCATTCTCAATGCCGCCCAAAGCCATCTGGTACGGGAACTTGATGGTACTGTCCAAACGCATCCCCAAGCCCCACTCGCCGTCAATAGACACCATCAAAGGCACCTTACTTTCCTTCTGGTAGCGGTTGGTCATGTGCGCCTGCCGCACCGGTCCGCCCTGAAAGAAAATCAAGCCACCCACTTTATAAGTGTTGATGAGCCTGGAGATAGAGTCCACGTGTGCCTGGTTCTTGTTAGAGTACACCGGAATCATGATCAATTGCGCAATCCGTTCCTCAGGGCTCAGGGTCTTGAACACCGAGTCCACCCAGCGGTTGTTGCCGCCCAGAAAGGGAGGGTCGGTCTTCGGGTTGAACGCCGGAACGGCTGGTTTTTTGGGAGTGGCAGATTTGGCAGTAGCTGTTTTCTTGGCAGGTGCCTTTTTAGCCGGGGCTTTTTTGCGGGTCTGGGCCTCTAGAGAGCCAGTAGCCAGTAAGAAAAACAGAAACAGAAACAGGGGGCGTAAACTATACTTTTTCAAGACGAAGCAATTGTAGGGTGTGTGAGCGGTGATTAACCTGCAAGATAACCTGTTTTTCTCATAAAAGGATAAAACAGTGGCCTGCAAGTTACACCACAACGCCGTTTAGCAGTTGAATAGTGCCATTGGTGGCGTTAATTTCTGCCTCGGCGCCCACGGGTATGGTAAATTTGTGGGTGATGTGGCCAATCATGGCTCCGCTGTAAACTGGTACTTTTAAAGGTTGCAGGTGCTGTTCCAAAACTTCCTCCAAGGTAAGGGAGCCGTAGCTATTGTTGCCAGGCTCACAGTCGCTGCACTTGCCAAACACCACGCCGCTCACCTGGTGTAGCACGCCCGCCAGCTTTAACTGCGTGAGCATGCGGTCTACCCGGTACACATTCTCATTGGTATCTTCCAGAAACAGGATGGCGTCCTTCCAGTTGGGTAGGTACTCAGAGCCAATAATGGAGGTAAGCACGGTCAGGTTACCGCCCACCAATCTGCCTTTGGTCGTGCCCGGGGTGATGGTGGTGATGCGGTCTTTGGTCAAGGCCAGGTTGTCGCCTAGTTCCTTGGGGTTCTCAAACAGGGCCGGCGCGCCGTCAAACAGCACTTGCTTGAAGGAATCCACGGAGAACTTGTTCCAGGTGGCAGAACCCACTGGGCCGTGGAAGGTCACTAGGCCGGTCTTGGCAGTGATGGCCAGCAGCAGCGAGGTAATGTCTGAATAGCCAATAAAGGCCTTCGGGTTACGCTGAATGGTCTTGTAGTCCAACAGAGGCAACAGGCGTGCGCAGCCCCAACCGCCATGAATGGCCAAGATGCCCTGCACGCTTTTGTCCGCGAACATGGCGTTCACGTCCTCGGCGCGGGCCTGATCGGTGCCGGCCAAGTACCCGAACCGGTCAAAGACATGCTTGCCCAGCTTTACCTTCAGGCCCAAGGCCTCCAGAGACTCTACCGTAATCTGCACCTTTTCCTTGCTGAATGCCGCGCCCGCCGGACAAATCAGGCCCACGGTATCATTGGGTTTCAGGCGCGGGGGCAAAATGGTCTTGGGGCTCTTATCAACCGTCTTAGAATCAGAAGAAGAAAAACCCAGCAGGGGAAAAGAGGCGGCTGCCAGGGAAAGGGAAGCCAACACCTCGCGGCGCGAACGGAACGTCATAAGCTCTACAAAATTTGCGAAC contains the following coding sequences:
- a CDS encoding LD-carboxypeptidase, which encodes MTFRSRREVLASLSLAAASFPLLGFSSSDSKTVDKSPKTILPPRLKPNDTVGLICPAGAAFSKEKVQITVESLEALGLKVKLGKHVFDRFGYLAGTDQARAEDVNAMFADKSVQGILAIHGGWGCARLLPLLDYKTIQRNPKAFIGYSDITSLLLAITAKTGLVTFHGPVGSATWNKFSVDSFKQVLFDGAPALFENPKELGDNLALTKDRITTITPGTTKGRLVGGNLTVLTSIIGSEYLPNWKDAILFLEDTNENVYRVDRMLTQLKLAGVLHQVSGVVFGKCSDCEPGNNSYGSLTLEEVLEQHLQPLKVPVYSGAMIGHITHKFTIPVGAEAEINATNGTIQLLNGVVV